The Rouxiella sp. WC2420 region TTGCCTCTCATAACCTGCGAACGTCAGTGCTTTACTGCCCCGCGCATTTCCGGTGGGGATAATTGAGTAAAGAGCTGCACGGTTCACCTTGCCAGAAATGATTATAATCAATCATAATTGATTATATGTGAGCAAGATCAAATTAATCGACATCGATTTAATCTATAAATTTATGCGTCCGCTTTAACGAAGGCGGCATTTTCAGGTGATGAAATTCAATCAATCTTTGATGTACCGATGAATACAGAAGGTAAGGGAATGAACATAAATAGCAGCCTGTTAAGCGGTTATCAGACACTTAACGACATTGGTTATCTGCTCTGCGGCAAGCGGAATGTCCTGTTAGTCACAGACAAGAATATTGTGGGCATACCCGCTGTTCAGGCATTAATCCGCCAGATCGCGAGCAAAGTCGCTTTGCTGCAAATCGTGGATAACGTTCCACCGGAACCGACTCATCATGACGTTGCATCAACGTTGGCTTCTGTACAAACTCAGGACATTGACCTGGTGGTCGGCGTTGGTGGCGGCAGTGTATTAGATGTTGCCAAGTTGCTGTCGGTACTCTGTAAACAAGGGGCGCTGTCTCTGGATGCGCTGCTGGCAGGCGAAAAGCCACTCCATCGCACTGCGTCACTGCTAATTCCCACCACCGCAGGCACCGGATCTGAAGCTACGCCGAATGCCATTCTGGCCATCCCGGAGAAGCAAACCAAGATTGGCATTATTTCTCCGGTGATGATCCCTGATTACGTCATCCTGGCACCCGAATTGACCACCAGCATGCCCGCCCACATAGCATCATCGACAGGCATTGATGCTTTATGTCACCTGATTGAGTGTTTTACCGCGACGATTGCCAACCCGGTGAGTGACAACTATGCGCTGATTGGCTTGAAAAAACTGTTTACCAGCCTCGAAACGACGCTAAATGAGCCTGAAAATCTGGCGGCACGACTCGATATGCTGTGGGCCTCTTACTATGGCGGAGCCGCGATTGCCCATTCCGGCACCCATTTGGTGCATGCGATGTCATATCCGCTCGGTGGCAAATATCACATTCCTCACGGTGTAGCGAACGCCATCCTGCTGGCTCCTTGCATGGCTTTTGTTCGCCCTGCCGCGGTGACTAAGTTCGCTCAGGCCTATGACCTGCTTCCTGATGCCAATAGGCAACTTGATCAACAACAGAAGTCGCTGGCGCTGGTTGAGTATTTCTCCGCGCTGGTTAAACGTCTAAAACTGCCCGCAAGCCTCGAGGAACTGGGAATTGGTTCTGACCACCTACCGAGTCTGGTGAATGCCGCACTCGACGTTCAACGGCTAATGAAAAATGTACCGATGCCGGTTAGCGCAGAAGATGTTCGTAACGTTTATCTGACATTGTTTCCAAAAGAAAATATTACTCGGGGAATTGCAAAATGAGCCAAGAAATTAAAGGCGTTTTAACCGCCATTGTCACTACTTTTGATAAGCAGGGTGACTATTCAGAGCGCGCCATGCGCACGCAAATTCGTCGTCAACTGGCAGCAGGAAATGGCATTTTTTGTGGCGGCACCAATGGCGAGTTTTTCGTGCTCAATGAACGAGAAAAGCTGGCCGTGACCCAAACCTGTGTTGACGAAGTGGCCGGTAAAGCGCCAGTCGTCGCCCATATAGGAGAGATTTCTACCCGTGAAACGCTGCGTCTGGGCAAGCAAATTGCCAAATTGGGCGTGGATGCGGTTTCGGTGATTACCCCCTATTTTGTGCCGCTGAAACAGGAAGAACTGATTTGGCATTATCAGACGATTGCCGATGGTCTTGATGTTCCGCTGTTTCTTTATAACATCCCGGCACGAACCGGTAACACGTTACAGCCAGAAACCGTGCGCACACTCGCATCGCATCCAAACATTATCGGCATTAAAGACAGCGCTGGCAGCTACGAAAGCCTTGGCGGATTTCTCAAGGCGGCAGAAGGCATCAGCAACTTTAACGTGCTAAATGGCCCTGACTCCCTGATTCATCAAGGCTTTGTCGATGGCTGCTCAGCCTGTATTTCCGGTTTGGCCAACGTTGCTCCCAATGAAATCAATGCGATTTGGGCAAAATTTAGCGACGGAGATGTCACTGGTTCTCGTTTGGCACAGGAAAATGTCACCGGCCTGAGAACCGAGCTTTACAGCGTCGGATTTTCGCCAGCCACGGTTAAAAAAGCGCTGGTGCTGATGGGGCACGACGTGGGTGAAAGCCGCTATGCGGTGCAATTCAGCGAGCATGAAGAACAACAAATCCGCCAAATTGTTAACCAATACACGCAGTAATCGGCGAGCGGCAGGCTTTTTTATGATGATACCAGGATATTTATTATGAAAGTTATTTGTACCTCCCCCTCTTTCGCCAAATACGATGCACAACTGATCGCCACGCTGCGTGAACAAGGCTTCGAATTAGTTATGCTTGCCGCCGATGCATCGCTCGACCAGCTGGAGCCGCACCTCGCCGAAACGGTGGCAATTATTGTTGCCTTTACCGAGGTTAACGAGGCACTGCTAGACCTCGCTCCTCAGTTGAAAATTGTCTGCAAACACGGCGTTGGGGTAGACAACATCGACCTAAAGGCAACTCAGGCTCGTGAGATTTATGTGACCAATGTGCCTGATGCCAACAAGCATGCGGTAGCCGACTTTGCTTTTTCACTGATCCTGGCGGGAGCACGCCAGCTGCCACAGGCCGTGGCTGAAACCCGTGCGGGGTCATGGCCACGTATTTTTGCCACCGATGTTTATGGCAAAACGCTGGGCATTATTGGCTTGGGTAACATTGGCAAACAGGTCGCGCTGCGTGCCAAAGGCTTCAACATGCGCGTTCTGGCTTTCGACTTTTATCCCGATGCGAAATTTGCCGCCGAAAACAATGTGCAGTTTGTCAGCCTGGATCAACTCACCGAGCAAAGCGATTTCATCACCTTGCACACGCCGCTCACCGACGAAACCCGTAATCTGTTTGATACCGCGAGATTGAAACAGATGAAAAAGTCCGCCTTTTTAATCAACGTTTCGCGCGGTGGCGTGGTCAACGAATCTGACCTTTACGACGCCCTTGCAAACAATGTTATCGCAGGTGCGGCTGCCGATGTTTTCGAGCAGGAACCGCTGTCGAAACATCCTCTGTTCACTTTAGGCAATTTCATCCCTACTTCACACATCGCTGGCTATACCGATGGCGCTATCAGTGCCATTGGCGAACGTTGTGTACAGCAGATTATTCAGTGTGTGAAGCAAAAACAGCGTCCACAAAACGTGATGAACAGTTTGTAAATTTTCACCAACAGGCAAGCCCTACCTTGCCTGTCACTCGAAAGCTGAAAGCTCTGCTATTCAGCTCAAAATAACACTCTGTGCCGGGCTGCAAATCATGAATAAAGTGACAAGTCGTACCCGTATTCGCTGGTGGATCGCAAGCCTGATGTGGTTTGCGATCGCCATTAATTATATTGATCGCACCGTCCTTTCTGCGGCGGCCCCTCACCTCATTTCCGAGCTCAAGCTGACGCCCGAAATGATGGGCTTCATCATGGCGGCATTTTTCTGGTCTTACTCGCTGTTACAAATCCCGGCAGGTTGGTTTGCCGACCGATTCGGGCAGAAAAAAGGTCTGGGCCTGGCCGTGGCCTGGTGGTCAATAGCCACCTCATTGATGGGCGTGGCAACCGGGTTTACATCCTTGTTGCTTATGCGTCTGGCATTGGGCATCGGCGAAGCAGCTGCCTATCCCAGCAACGCCGGCATTACTGCACGCTGGTTTCCTGACCGCGAGCGTGCCACCGTTTCCGGCCTGTTTGACAGCGCATCAAAATTTGGCGGCGCAGTCGCTATGCCGCTGATTGTTTGGATGATTTATATGTTTGACTGGCGTCTGACGTTTGTAATTGTCGGCGCTCTTGGCGTGCTGTGGGTCATCGCCTGGTATCTAATTTATGCCGACAATCCAGAGGATCATAAAAAAATCAGTGCGCAGGAAGTCAGCCTTATTCGTGACGGGCAGCTACTCAGGCACGGCGATAAAAACGTGTTGCCGATGAAATGGTACAAGCTGCTGCGGTACCGCAATATCTGGGCCATGTGCCTGGGCTTTTTCACCATTAACTACACCTCCTATTTCTTCATCACCTGGCTGCCTACCTATCTGGTGAAAGAAAAAGGCATGGGTTTCCTGCAAATGGGCATGGTCGCCGCGCTTCCGCTTATCTGCGGCATGGTGATTGAAGTCATTGCAGGATGGGCATCGGATCGCATGGTGCACAAAAAAGTGCTCTCTCTCACCGCCACCCGCAAGCTTTTCCTGATCATTGGCTTGCTCATGGCCTTGTGCATCGGATTTGCGCCCTTTACCGAGTCGGTAACGATGACAGTACTGCTGCTTTGTATCGCCAAATCGGGTACCACCGTTGCCGCCTCTCAGGTATGGGCATTACCGGGCGACGTGTCGCCAAAAAACAGCGTTTCGATCGTGGCGGGACTGCAAAACACCGTATCCAATCTTGGCGGTGCCATTGGCCCAATAGTGACAGGCGCCATCGTAGCCGCGACAGGATCTTTCAATATGGCACTGGTGCTCTCGGCGGCACTGGTGGTCCTTGGCATCATTAACTATCTGTTCCTGATGGGTAAAGTCGAGCCAATAGTCGAACCACCGCTTCGTCTGACACACCATGCGTCAGCGCATCGAGTCTAAAGTTTTGTCCTGAAAATCAACAAAGCTGCCCTGTTAAGCCGGGGCAGTAAAAATCATATGACCCTACAACAAAATAATAAAACCATTGGAGGCAGTGATGTTTATCAACTCTTCAGACCATGCTGTGATGGCCAAAACTGACGAAAAAACCGCCAGGGGCAAAATGCGTTATGCGATTCTGACCGTGCTTTCAGTGGGCATCGCCATCAATTATATTGACCGCGCCGCCATGAGCGTAGCCATACCGTTTATGTCCAGCGATTTACATTTATCCAGCACTGACAGCGGTTTACTGCTCTCGGCCTTCTTCTGGAGTTATGTGTTGTTTCAACTGCCCGGCGGCTGGCTGGTTGATAAATTTGGTCCAAGGGTGACCCTCGCGGTTAGCAGCCTGGCCTGGGGCCTGGCCACCGCGCTGTGTGGTCTGTCGAACAGCGTATCGGCATTTGTGGGTTTTCGACTGCTGCTCGGCGCGGTAGAGGCTCCAAGTTATCCGGCAAGTTCATCAACGGTTACCCGCTGGTTCCCACGCCAGGAGCGCAGTTTCGCGGCCGCAACTTTCAATAACGGCAGCAAGATTGGCGGGACATTGGCAATTCCGATCATCTCATTTTTGATTGCTGCCTTTGGCTGGCGCATGACATTTGCGATTTCAGGATGTATTGCCATTGTCTGGGCGATCGGTTGGTACTTGTGGTATCGCGATCCACGCCATCATAAAACCGTTTCTGCTGCCGAAGTGGTGTTTATTGAAGCCAATCAGGATGCCGAAACCGGCGCGCCAATGAGTATTCGCACCCTGCTTCGCCAGCGAACCATACAAGCGATGATGTTTGGTTTCTTCTGTGTCAATTTCGTCTCCTACTTCTTCTTTACCTGGTTCCCGACTTATCTGGTAGAAACTTTCCATCTTTCGCTGTTGAAATTTGGCCTGCTGGGTATGTTGCCAGGCATTGCCGCCATTATCGGTGGCTGGTTTGGCGGACTGTTATCGGATCACCTGGTCCGCCGCGGCGTTTCACTCACCGTTGCCCGTAAAATACCGCTGGTGTTTGGCATGTTGGGTAGTGCGGTTATTGGCCTTGCTGCCTTCTCGCCAACGGTAACTCTGGCACTGTCCGCTCTGTGTTTTGCCAACTTTGCCGCCACCTGTGCTTCCGCAGCGCTGTGGGCTTTGCCGTCGGATGTGGCACCTAACCGCGCCAACGTCGCCACTATTGGCGGCATCCAAAATATGGCTGCCAATATGGCCGGAATTATCTCGCCAATTCTGATTGGCGTGCTGATGCAGTTCACTCACTCATTTGTTATTCCGCTGGTGCTGGCAGGGGTTGTCGGACTGTTGGGCGCTATCGCCTATGGCTGGTGGTTACCCGAAGTGAAACCTATGCAACAACCTGCTTAACTGGAGAATGACATGCAACAAAATCGATGGAAGCAACGCCCCGCTCATTCCACCTGGGGCGATTTTGGGCCTGACGATCAGCTTGGTCGCCTGAATCTACTCACCGCAGACAAAGTGCGACAGGGCGTCGCCGAGGTTAAAACAGGTAAAACGTTTTGCCTGAGTTTGCCTCTGGATTTGCCGGGAGGAACCGCGATGAATCCGCGTCGCCCTCCTCCTAGGCTGTCAGCCACACGTCGGGGTGAGCATCCCAACATGACTTACCCTTTGTCGCGGGACAATGACAAATTAAGTGACATCATTTGC contains the following coding sequences:
- a CDS encoding MFS transporter, producing MNKVTSRTRIRWWIASLMWFAIAINYIDRTVLSAAAPHLISELKLTPEMMGFIMAAFFWSYSLLQIPAGWFADRFGQKKGLGLAVAWWSIATSLMGVATGFTSLLLMRLALGIGEAAAYPSNAGITARWFPDRERATVSGLFDSASKFGGAVAMPLIVWMIYMFDWRLTFVIVGALGVLWVIAWYLIYADNPEDHKKISAQEVSLIRDGQLLRHGDKNVLPMKWYKLLRYRNIWAMCLGFFTINYTSYFFITWLPTYLVKEKGMGFLQMGMVAALPLICGMVIEVIAGWASDRMVHKKVLSLTATRKLFLIIGLLMALCIGFAPFTESVTMTVLLLCIAKSGTTVAASQVWALPGDVSPKNSVSIVAGLQNTVSNLGGAIGPIVTGAIVAATGSFNMALVLSAALVVLGIINYLFLMGKVEPIVEPPLRLTHHASAHRV
- a CDS encoding phosphoglycerate dehydrogenase codes for the protein MKVICTSPSFAKYDAQLIATLREQGFELVMLAADASLDQLEPHLAETVAIIVAFTEVNEALLDLAPQLKIVCKHGVGVDNIDLKATQAREIYVTNVPDANKHAVADFAFSLILAGARQLPQAVAETRAGSWPRIFATDVYGKTLGIIGLGNIGKQVALRAKGFNMRVLAFDFYPDAKFAAENNVQFVSLDQLTEQSDFITLHTPLTDETRNLFDTARLKQMKKSAFLINVSRGGVVNESDLYDALANNVIAGAAADVFEQEPLSKHPLFTLGNFIPTSHIAGYTDGAISAIGERCVQQIIQCVKQKQRPQNVMNSL
- a CDS encoding iron-containing alcohol dehydrogenase; protein product: MNINSSLLSGYQTLNDIGYLLCGKRNVLLVTDKNIVGIPAVQALIRQIASKVALLQIVDNVPPEPTHHDVASTLASVQTQDIDLVVGVGGGSVLDVAKLLSVLCKQGALSLDALLAGEKPLHRTASLLIPTTAGTGSEATPNAILAIPEKQTKIGIISPVMIPDYVILAPELTTSMPAHIASSTGIDALCHLIECFTATIANPVSDNYALIGLKKLFTSLETTLNEPENLAARLDMLWASYYGGAAIAHSGTHLVHAMSYPLGGKYHIPHGVANAILLAPCMAFVRPAAVTKFAQAYDLLPDANRQLDQQQKSLALVEYFSALVKRLKLPASLEELGIGSDHLPSLVNAALDVQRLMKNVPMPVSAEDVRNVYLTLFPKENITRGIAK
- a CDS encoding MFS transporter, which produces MFINSSDHAVMAKTDEKTARGKMRYAILTVLSVGIAINYIDRAAMSVAIPFMSSDLHLSSTDSGLLLSAFFWSYVLFQLPGGWLVDKFGPRVTLAVSSLAWGLATALCGLSNSVSAFVGFRLLLGAVEAPSYPASSSTVTRWFPRQERSFAAATFNNGSKIGGTLAIPIISFLIAAFGWRMTFAISGCIAIVWAIGWYLWYRDPRHHKTVSAAEVVFIEANQDAETGAPMSIRTLLRQRTIQAMMFGFFCVNFVSYFFFTWFPTYLVETFHLSLLKFGLLGMLPGIAAIIGGWFGGLLSDHLVRRGVSLTVARKIPLVFGMLGSAVIGLAAFSPTVTLALSALCFANFAATCASAALWALPSDVAPNRANVATIGGIQNMAANMAGIISPILIGVLMQFTHSFVIPLVLAGVVGLLGAIAYGWWLPEVKPMQQPA
- a CDS encoding dihydrodipicolinate synthase family protein codes for the protein MSQEIKGVLTAIVTTFDKQGDYSERAMRTQIRRQLAAGNGIFCGGTNGEFFVLNEREKLAVTQTCVDEVAGKAPVVAHIGEISTRETLRLGKQIAKLGVDAVSVITPYFVPLKQEELIWHYQTIADGLDVPLFLYNIPARTGNTLQPETVRTLASHPNIIGIKDSAGSYESLGGFLKAAEGISNFNVLNGPDSLIHQGFVDGCSACISGLANVAPNEINAIWAKFSDGDVTGSRLAQENVTGLRTELYSVGFSPATVKKALVLMGHDVGESRYAVQFSEHEEQQIRQIVNQYTQ